In Parasphingorhabdus halotolerans, a single window of DNA contains:
- a CDS encoding PIN domain-containing protein, with the protein MSGYSLDANILIDALLGHRPAFHEMSRIAASGARMWISRMAWIEALSKGSDDVVRETAQFLERFGLDEIDDEIAHRAAALRRERPRLKSPDAIILATSLIRGRVLVTRNTKDFPANMPGIRVPYTL; encoded by the coding sequence GTGAGCGGTTATAGTCTGGACGCCAATATCCTGATCGACGCGCTTTTGGGACATCGTCCGGCATTTCATGAAATGTCACGGATCGCCGCAAGTGGCGCGCGTATGTGGATTAGCCGGATGGCTTGGATCGAGGCGCTTTCCAAAGGTAGTGACGATGTTGTCCGTGAGACTGCCCAGTTTCTCGAACGCTTTGGCCTTGATGAAATTGATGATGAAATCGCTCATCGCGCTGCGGCCTTGCGCCGGGAGCGTCCCCGGCTTAAATCGCCTGACGCCATTATTCTCGCGACCTCGCTCATTCGGGGCCGCGTGTTAGTTACTCGAAATACAAAGGATTTTCCGGCCAATATGCCGGGCATCCGCGTACCCTATACGCTCTAA
- the glmU gene encoding bifunctional UDP-N-acetylglucosamine diphosphorylase/glucosamine-1-phosphate N-acetyltransferase GlmU encodes MSNRPLAAIILAAGQGTRMKSEKHKVLHPIAGKPMLHHLLDSFAAANIDRSVVVVGVKREQVEAAVADYPVDIAVQSEQLGTGHAVLQAQPALEGFDGDIMACFGDVPMVQPETISAMVARLHEDDKPACVVLGFRPDDTKAYGRIISENGLISKMVEHKDASEAERGVNLCNSGLLLARSEDMFGLLARVDNDNAQGEYYLPDMVTVALAENRACAVIECAEWEVAGVNSRAELAAVEGEWQQRRRAQAMADGVSLIAPETVWFSSDTQVSSDVIIEPNVIFGPGVSIASGATIYGHSHIEGATIGANAKVGPFARLRPGAVMEEGSKVGNFVEMKKATLGKGAKANHLTYLGDAEVGEGANIGAGTITCNYDGYFKYKTVIGKGAFIGSNSALVAPVNIGDGAIVGAGATLTKDVAAGDLALVRAEQTAKEGWADRFNKASAKKKAGK; translated from the coding sequence ATGAGTAATCGCCCCTTAGCCGCCATAATACTGGCCGCCGGACAAGGCACGCGGATGAAATCGGAAAAGCATAAAGTGCTGCATCCGATTGCCGGAAAACCGATGCTGCATCACTTGCTGGACAGCTTTGCTGCGGCCAATATTGACCGGTCGGTCGTGGTAGTGGGTGTCAAACGCGAACAGGTCGAAGCCGCTGTGGCGGACTATCCAGTGGACATTGCGGTTCAGTCGGAACAACTCGGCACAGGCCACGCGGTATTACAGGCGCAGCCCGCGCTTGAGGGGTTTGACGGCGATATTATGGCGTGTTTCGGTGATGTCCCGATGGTGCAGCCAGAGACTATTTCGGCAATGGTGGCGCGATTGCATGAGGATGATAAACCCGCTTGTGTCGTGCTGGGCTTTCGGCCCGACGATACAAAGGCTTACGGACGGATTATTTCCGAAAATGGCCTGATTAGTAAAATGGTCGAGCATAAAGATGCCAGCGAAGCCGAACGCGGCGTGAACCTTTGCAATAGCGGGCTTTTACTGGCGCGTTCGGAAGATATGTTCGGGCTTTTGGCGCGCGTTGATAATGACAATGCCCAGGGGGAATATTACCTGCCCGATATGGTGACTGTCGCATTGGCTGAAAACCGCGCTTGTGCTGTCATCGAATGCGCCGAATGGGAAGTTGCCGGCGTCAATAGCCGCGCGGAACTCGCCGCCGTCGAGGGGGAATGGCAACAACGCCGCCGCGCGCAGGCAATGGCCGATGGCGTCAGCTTAATTGCACCGGAAACTGTTTGGTTTTCAAGTGATACGCAGGTTTCTTCAGATGTCATCATAGAACCCAATGTTATTTTTGGCCCCGGCGTTTCGATCGCCAGCGGCGCTACGATCTACGGCCATAGCCATATCGAAGGCGCTACCATCGGCGCGAACGCTAAGGTAGGCCCGTTTGCCAGACTACGCCCCGGCGCGGTGATGGAAGAGGGATCGAAAGTCGGCAATTTTGTCGAGATGAAAAAAGCCACGCTCGGCAAGGGCGCAAAGGCCAATCACCTGACCTATCTGGGCGATGCCGAAGTGGGCGAGGGCGCCAATATCGGTGCGGGCACGATCACCTGCAATTATGACGGCTATTTCAAATATAAAACTGTGATCGGTAAAGGCGCATTTATCGGAAGCAACAGCGCGTTGGTCGCGCCGGTGAATATCGGAGACGGCGCGATTGTCGGGGCAGGGGCGACTTTGACAAAGGACGTGGCCGCCGGTGATCTTGCGCTGGTGCGGGCGGAGCAGACCGCGAAAGAAGGTTGGGCAGACCGGTTTAATAAAGCGAGTGCCAAGAAGAAGGCTGGGAAGTAA
- a CDS encoding ATP-binding protein, translated as MSSLSPFRIFIAILLTILGALISAQSGSTLAQIIIMSAAGISAIAIAIYDSPDKHIADKILLDRQRERYISQGRIEAYQNLIDPLSDPVMLIRNAKVAMANASARKILGNHIVGEDVRVAIRHPAAADRLANPETNHSGEPILLVGVGSAEQRWELRINSLNDGLKLVQLSDQSSSYAAERMRTDFVANASHELRTPLAAIKGFIETLQNPAAGKDDDTRARFLKIMFDEADRMQRLVEDLMSLSRIEAEKFQLPNEPVDLSKLIAESKGFFLNSRGKKDRDYLVDLPTNMPFIVGDRSQLAQLIQNLVSNAFKYGRKGTPIKVHATINRSGAILKLSVSDQGDGIAPEHLTRLTERFYRVDKGRSKAIGGTGLGLAIVKHIAERHGGRLEISSVISQGTTVSVFLPIAKSAADNADVTNES; from the coding sequence ATGAGCTCTCTTTCCCCCTTCCGGATATTTATCGCGATATTGCTTACGATATTAGGCGCGTTGATTTCAGCGCAATCAGGCAGCACTCTTGCGCAAATTATCATTATGTCAGCGGCGGGGATAAGCGCAATCGCCATTGCGATATATGATAGTCCTGACAAACACATAGCCGACAAAATTCTTCTGGATCGCCAGAGAGAGCGCTACATCTCTCAAGGGCGCATTGAGGCCTACCAAAACCTGATTGATCCTCTCAGTGATCCGGTCATGCTCATTCGCAATGCGAAAGTTGCGATGGCGAACGCGTCTGCCCGGAAAATTCTCGGCAACCACATTGTTGGAGAAGATGTCCGGGTGGCTATCCGTCACCCCGCAGCGGCTGATCGATTGGCAAATCCGGAAACCAATCATTCAGGAGAACCAATATTGCTGGTTGGTGTGGGAAGCGCCGAGCAGAGATGGGAACTCAGAATAAATTCACTCAATGATGGCCTCAAACTTGTCCAGCTTTCCGACCAGAGTAGCAGCTATGCTGCGGAGCGCATGCGGACCGATTTTGTTGCCAATGCCAGTCACGAGCTACGCACTCCGCTTGCCGCAATTAAGGGCTTTATAGAAACCTTGCAGAATCCGGCAGCCGGTAAGGATGATGATACAAGAGCCAGATTTCTTAAAATTATGTTCGACGAGGCAGACCGGATGCAACGACTGGTTGAGGATCTGATGTCGCTTTCGCGAATCGAAGCAGAGAAGTTTCAGCTGCCAAATGAACCTGTCGATCTTTCGAAGTTAATAGCAGAATCCAAGGGTTTCTTTTTGAACAGTCGCGGCAAAAAAGACCGGGATTATCTAGTCGATTTGCCAACTAACATGCCCTTCATAGTCGGTGACAGGTCTCAATTGGCGCAACTGATCCAGAATCTGGTGAGCAATGCATTTAAATATGGTAGGAAGGGGACACCCATAAAGGTTCACGCAACGATAAATCGATCAGGGGCGATATTGAAATTGTCCGTATCGGATCAAGGTGACGGGATCGCGCCCGAACATCTTACGCGATTAACCGAACGCTTTTATCGCGTCGATAAAGGCCGAAGCAAGGCAATTGGAGGCACGGGCCTCGGGCTGGCGATCGTAAAACATATCGCTGAACGCCATGGAGGAAGATTAGAGATAAGTAGCGTTATCAGCCAGGGAACAACCGTATCCGTTTTCTTACCCATTGCCAAATCAGCCGCAGACAATGCGGATGTAACAAATGAGTCATAA
- a CDS encoding homing endonuclease associated repeat-containing protein: protein MDNQKYRIRLRRRNIPETEILEDIGSVAHELKLKSLTRIQYDERGAFGASTVIRKFGSWNKALVAAGLKVKNRQDISNDELFENLIEVWTKLGRQPFGKEMSNKSKGSKFSSGTYEKRFGSWNGALLAFAEYLDTPVTTLPNDTLEDTKPNVMKKRTARDVNWRLRAKILIRDNCICQMCGDSPAKTPECLLHVDHILAWSNGGETTEENLQTLCAVCNIGKSNAF, encoded by the coding sequence TTGGACAATCAAAAATATCGTATCAGATTGCGACGAAGGAATATTCCTGAAACTGAGATTTTGGAGGATATCGGTTCTGTTGCCCACGAACTTAAATTAAAGTCTTTGACCCGAATTCAATACGATGAACGAGGGGCGTTTGGTGCAAGTACGGTGATACGTAAGTTTGGAAGCTGGAATAAAGCCTTGGTGGCAGCCGGCCTGAAAGTCAAGAATCGCCAAGACATCTCAAATGATGAGCTGTTTGAGAATCTTATTGAGGTGTGGACGAAACTAGGTCGCCAACCTTTTGGGAAAGAAATGTCGAATAAATCCAAAGGATCTAAATTCTCAAGTGGTACATACGAGAAGCGATTTGGATCTTGGAACGGAGCCTTACTTGCTTTTGCAGAATATTTGGACACGCCAGTGACCACTCTTCCTAACGATACATTGGAAGACACGAAGCCAAACGTCATGAAAAAACGAACAGCCAGAGATGTAAATTGGAGGCTGCGGGCAAAAATACTCATTCGTGATAATTGTATTTGTCAAATGTGCGGCGATAGCCCTGCCAAAACACCTGAATGCTTATTGCACGTCGATCATATTCTAGCATGGTCGAATGGTGGTGAAACTACAGAAGAGAACCTTCAGACGCTTTGTGCGGTATGTAATATCGGAAAATCAAATGCATTCTAG
- a CDS encoding ribbon-helix-helix domain-containing protein: MARILADLPEEDVKWLDALAAEQGKSRAQLLREAVAEYRAEVSKDWIEAGFGIWAKHGIGMNADEYDRKRRAEWTRPWDDDYDEVRAESPDCFTEEDDKERAHYLALTKKKISESKKTKL; the protein is encoded by the coding sequence ATGGCTCGTATCCTAGCTGACCTCCCTGAAGAAGACGTGAAATGGCTCGACGCGCTTGCTGCCGAGCAGGGCAAATCGCGGGCGCAGCTTTTGCGGGAGGCGGTGGCGGAATATCGCGCCGAAGTCAGCAAGGACTGGATAGAGGCTGGTTTTGGTATTTGGGCAAAGCACGGCATCGGCATGAATGCAGATGAATATGACCGGAAGCGGCGCGCGGAATGGACCCGCCCCTGGGATGACGATTATGACGAAGTCCGCGCTGAATCACCCGACTGTTTCACAGAGGAAGATGACAAGGAAAGAGCGCATTATCTGGCGCTCACTAAAAAAAAGATTTCTGAGTCCAAGAAGACCAAGCTGTGA
- a CDS encoding HPr-rel-A system PqqD family peptide chaperone: MTALYKALIPAELIQHDLDSMTLIFQKASGITHIVADPIPAILEVMGQELLSVLEIGARLVDSFDLDGDALEGGSVEDVLIARLEELRVLGLVERVSAA; this comes from the coding sequence ATGACTGCGCTTTACAAGGCTTTGATACCGGCTGAACTCATTCAGCATGATCTGGACAGCATGACGCTGATTTTCCAGAAAGCGTCCGGTATCACCCATATAGTTGCAGACCCCATTCCGGCGATTTTGGAAGTAATGGGACAGGAGCTTCTCTCCGTCTTGGAGATTGGTGCGCGGCTTGTGGATAGCTTTGATCTGGACGGTGACGCTTTGGAAGGCGGCTCAGTGGAAGACGTCCTGATCGCCCGTTTGGAGGAGCTTCGCGTTCTGGGCTTGGTCGAACGGGTCAGCGCTGCGTGA
- a CDS encoding nucleotidyltransferase domain-containing protein gives MRDAMSLVRALRDPSSVASLNGAGWTQLISIARAESLMGSLAHRLRDIDVPDQVKPILQDAIEAHDLARKQALWEADCARRALADLDCKVVLMKGTAYVAANLQAGIGRSIGDLDIMVARDKLQEVEEALLDAGWEWVKPDPYDDQYYREHMHELPPLIHRERDRMIDVHHTILPLTAKPKPDAANMMDCAVGLDTGLDVLDPGDMIVHSAAHLMADGDLAGGLRNLWDIDQLVRQFTNEYPDFLLHIAEQAWLHELSKPVNGALRLANQLYGTPLIEYKSPMRVRYNRRFRDRFFVRRLLARDGYGRETRKFTRFAFYVRSHWLRMPPLMLARHLWTKWRKGVAAHSK, from the coding sequence ATGCGCGATGCGATGTCTTTGGTCCGCGCCTTGCGTGACCCATCGAGCGTGGCTTCGCTGAATGGAGCAGGGTGGACGCAGCTTATCAGTATCGCTCGGGCTGAGTCCCTAATGGGAAGTTTGGCACACAGGCTTCGTGACATTGATGTTCCAGACCAAGTAAAACCAATCCTGCAAGACGCAATTGAAGCGCATGATCTGGCGCGAAAACAGGCGCTTTGGGAGGCGGATTGCGCCAGGCGTGCGCTCGCGGATTTGGACTGCAAGGTCGTGTTAATGAAAGGCACCGCCTATGTCGCTGCGAATTTGCAGGCGGGCATTGGCCGCAGCATCGGTGATCTGGACATCATGGTGGCGCGTGACAAGTTGCAGGAAGTAGAAGAAGCGCTTCTTGATGCAGGATGGGAATGGGTGAAACCAGACCCCTATGACGATCAATATTATCGCGAACACATGCATGAGTTGCCGCCGCTGATTCATCGCGAGCGGGACCGGATGATCGACGTGCACCATACGATATTGCCGCTGACCGCAAAGCCAAAGCCGGATGCCGCAAACATGATGGATTGCGCGGTAGGGCTTGATACCGGATTAGACGTGCTCGATCCCGGCGATATGATAGTACACTCTGCAGCGCATTTGATGGCAGATGGTGACTTGGCAGGGGGGCTGAGAAATCTCTGGGACATTGACCAATTGGTTCGTCAATTTACCAATGAATATCCCGATTTTTTATTGCATATCGCGGAACAAGCATGGCTTCATGAGTTGTCTAAGCCTGTTAATGGAGCGCTAAGGTTGGCAAACCAGTTATATGGAACACCCTTGATAGAATATAAATCGCCAATGAGAGTTCGATATAATCGCCGGTTCAGAGATAGGTTTTTCGTTCGCCGTCTGCTTGCCCGCGACGGCTATGGTCGCGAAACGCGAAAATTCACTCGGTTCGCGTTTTACGTTCGCTCGCATTGGTTGCGTATGCCGCCGCTGATGCTGGCAAGGCACTTGTGGACCAAATGGCGCAAAGGTGTCGCAGCACATAGCAAATAG
- a CDS encoding substrate-binding domain-containing protein — protein MLKKIALIAVSSLALAACQDQASGGQGGTRSEIRIVGSSTVFPFAKAVAEQFAGSGNTSPILESTGTGGGMKLFCAGVGADTPDIANASRRMKASEFEDCKKNGVTDIVEIQIGIDGIAIAQANDGIKFALTPKQVYEAIAEKPYGKKNETKKWSDVDSSLPDIAISVYGPPSTSGTRDALTELIMEVGCKTDAATKALKDSNEDEYKAICHDVRADGAYIDAGENDNLIVQKLKANPNSVGIFGYSFLEENTDSVRGIAVSGVEPTYDAIASGSYPGARPLYIYMKKQHVGVIPGLANYVTEFVNAGGKDGYLVKAGLIASPDDMRAKMTEAAKSQPTLTGSELK, from the coding sequence ATGTTGAAAAAAATCGCTCTAATAGCGGTATCGTCGCTTGCGCTTGCCGCTTGTCAGGATCAGGCATCTGGCGGCCAAGGTGGTACACGTAGCGAAATCAGAATCGTCGGTTCATCCACAGTTTTTCCTTTTGCTAAAGCGGTCGCCGAACAGTTCGCCGGCAGTGGCAACACTTCACCCATTCTGGAATCAACCGGAACCGGCGGCGGCATGAAATTATTTTGCGCTGGCGTTGGCGCAGACACACCAGATATTGCCAATGCTTCCCGGCGGATGAAGGCGTCCGAGTTTGAGGATTGCAAGAAAAATGGCGTGACCGATATCGTCGAAATCCAGATCGGAATCGACGGCATCGCCATCGCACAAGCGAATGATGGCATAAAATTCGCTTTGACACCCAAGCAGGTTTATGAAGCGATCGCAGAAAAACCTTATGGCAAGAAGAATGAAACCAAGAAATGGTCAGACGTTGATTCATCTCTGCCAGATATCGCTATTAGTGTTTATGGCCCTCCCTCAACATCCGGTACCCGCGATGCGCTGACCGAACTGATCATGGAAGTCGGATGTAAAACCGACGCCGCGACCAAAGCGCTTAAAGATTCCAACGAGGATGAGTATAAAGCGATCTGTCATGACGTGCGCGCAGACGGGGCCTATATTGATGCCGGTGAAAACGATAACCTCATTGTTCAGAAGCTGAAAGCCAATCCGAATAGCGTCGGTATTTTCGGTTATAGCTTCCTGGAGGAGAACACCGATAGCGTTCGCGGCATTGCGGTCTCCGGCGTTGAACCGACTTATGATGCGATCGCATCTGGCAGTTATCCAGGCGCGCGACCCCTTTACATCTACATGAAGAAACAACATGTCGGTGTCATTCCGGGCTTGGCGAATTATGTAACCGAATTCGTTAATGCAGGTGGCAAGGATGGCTATTTGGTTAAGGCTGGCCTTATCGCATCTCCTGATGATATGCGTGCCAAAATGACGGAGGCGGCCAAGAGTCAGCCAACGTTGACCGGTTCAGAATTGAAATAA
- a CDS encoding DUF423 domain-containing protein, protein MLLILAALSGALAVTAGAFGAHGASGEAAEWLKTGAQYQLVHVVAALFALQCDFRGPAWLFVVGGAVFGITLYLMALGFPRWLGAVTPIGGALLIGGWLWLAYSGVRGG, encoded by the coding sequence TTGCTCCTAATTCTTGCAGCACTTTCCGGCGCTTTAGCTGTCACAGCGGGAGCTTTTGGCGCACATGGCGCAAGCGGTGAAGCAGCGGAGTGGCTAAAGACCGGCGCGCAATACCAGCTTGTTCATGTCGTCGCCGCTTTATTTGCTTTGCAATGCGACTTTCGCGGCCCGGCATGGTTATTTGTAGTTGGAGGGGCGGTTTTTGGCATAACGCTCTATTTAATGGCGCTTGGTTTTCCTCGCTGGCTTGGCGCAGTGACGCCTATCGGTGGCGCATTGCTTATTGGCGGTTGGTTGTGGTTAGCTTATTCAGGTGTGCGCGGCGGATGA
- a CDS encoding HprK-related kinase A, translating into MHEALLSIGPARFRIASQWRQPVELLNNLYKAYPKPEDGFADFTVRLEAQKPWRRFIRPSVHISGDYWLPDAAPLPLEQSLLAAEMGMNLQMALGWRQHLLLHASSVEKDGRALLMTGLSGSGKSTLSAMLGERGWRFMGDEFALVCPATGDIHPFPRLISLKNEAIGAMQKLISEDRFGPLMKDTPKGDIRHVVPNMEAMEAQKRPAKPALLLFPRFGYDAALRDMGKSEIFVRLTQASTNYVALGETGFHALTRFVDSVPTRAMDYQSGEEAIAMIDKLWKNLT; encoded by the coding sequence ATGCATGAAGCATTACTCAGTATAGGCCCGGCGCGGTTTCGAATAGCCTCGCAATGGCGACAACCGGTTGAGTTGCTGAATAATCTGTATAAAGCATATCCTAAGCCGGAAGACGGCTTTGCCGACTTCACAGTTCGGCTAGAAGCACAAAAACCGTGGCGGCGCTTTATCAGGCCGTCGGTCCATATTAGCGGCGATTATTGGTTGCCGGATGCAGCGCCATTGCCGCTCGAACAGAGTCTGCTCGCGGCTGAAATGGGGATGAACTTGCAAATGGCGCTGGGTTGGCGACAGCATTTATTGCTCCATGCCAGCTCGGTTGAAAAAGATGGGCGGGCGCTGTTAATGACAGGTCTTTCCGGTTCCGGTAAATCAACCTTATCCGCCATGCTGGGAGAGCGTGGTTGGCGATTCATGGGAGATGAATTTGCTCTGGTTTGTCCGGCCACTGGCGATATCCATCCATTTCCGCGCCTCATCAGTTTGAAGAACGAAGCCATTGGCGCGATGCAAAAACTGATATCTGAAGACCGGTTTGGGCCGTTGATGAAAGACACGCCGAAAGGTGACATCCGCCATGTGGTGCCGAACATGGAGGCGATGGAGGCTCAAAAGCGGCCTGCAAAACCGGCGTTGTTGCTATTTCCCCGCTTCGGCTATGACGCGGCATTGCGCGATATGGGCAAATCGGAAATTTTCGTTCGTCTCACCCAAGCTTCGACCAATTACGTCGCATTGGGCGAGACCGGGTTTCATGCTCTGACGCGGTTTGTGGATAGCGTTCCCACCCGGGCGATGGACTATCAGTCGGGTGAGGAAGCGATCGCAATGATCGACAAGCTTTGGAAAAACCTCACATGA
- the glmS gene encoding glutamine--fructose-6-phosphate transaminase (isomerizing), protein MCGIIGIVGKDAVSDRLVDGLKRMEYRGYDSAGVCTVHNGQLIRRRAEGKLAGLVQVLKTDDAAGNTGIAHTRWATHGAPTTNNAHPHATDEIALVHNGIIENFKTLRDELTARGRTFESETDTEVVAHLVSEQVEAGKSPQDAVKAVLPMLRGAFALAIAFKSHPDMLIGARLGSPLVVGYGDGETYLGSDALALAPLTQKIAYLEEGDWVVVTRDGAAIYNENNEPVEREITTSGVSAATIEKGNYRHYMQKEIFEQPTVVAQTLRSYIRPLEEQVALPQMDFDLKDIKRVTIVACGTSFYAGMVAKYWFETFARVPVDLDFASEFRYRDPVLEQGGLALFISQSGETADTLAALRHAKAEGQKIAVVVNVPTSSMAREADLLLPTHAGPEIGVASTKAFSCQLAVLAALAAHLAVVKGKMTRDEERDVVMHLTEAPAALNAALAHDADIADMAHLIAPARDVLYLGRGPDYPLALEGALKLKEISYIHAEGYASGEMKHGPIALIDEAVPVIVLAPSGPLFEKTVSNMQEVMARGGKVVLISDAEGIAEAGDGCMATIEMPKVHPLIAPLVYAVPVQLLAYHVACAKGTDVDQPRNLAKSVTVE, encoded by the coding sequence ATGTGCGGAATTATTGGAATTGTTGGCAAGGACGCTGTCTCGGACCGGTTGGTGGACGGCCTGAAACGCATGGAATATCGCGGTTATGACAGCGCGGGCGTTTGTACAGTGCATAACGGTCAGCTCATCCGCCGCCGCGCAGAGGGCAAGCTGGCGGGTCTGGTGCAGGTGCTGAAAACCGATGATGCTGCGGGTAATACCGGGATTGCGCACACACGCTGGGCGACCCACGGCGCGCCGACCACCAATAATGCGCATCCCCATGCGACCGATGAAATAGCTCTGGTTCACAATGGGATAATCGAAAATTTTAAGACTCTTCGTGATGAGCTGACCGCGCGGGGCAGAACGTTTGAAAGCGAAACCGATACCGAAGTCGTTGCGCATCTGGTTAGCGAGCAGGTTGAAGCAGGAAAATCGCCGCAAGACGCAGTGAAAGCGGTTCTGCCGATGCTGCGCGGGGCTTTTGCTCTGGCGATCGCGTTCAAGTCGCATCCCGATATGCTGATTGGTGCGCGATTGGGGTCGCCGCTGGTTGTCGGTTACGGAGATGGCGAGACTTATCTGGGGTCGGACGCATTGGCTCTGGCGCCTTTGACGCAGAAAATCGCTTATCTGGAAGAAGGCGACTGGGTTGTTGTAACCCGCGATGGTGCTGCGATTTATAACGAGAATAACGAGCCGGTGGAGCGCGAAATCACGACGTCCGGCGTGTCGGCGGCAACCATCGAAAAGGGCAATTACCGGCATTATATGCAAAAAGAAATTTTTGAGCAGCCCACTGTGGTCGCCCAAACGCTGCGGTCTTATATCCGGCCATTGGAAGAGCAGGTTGCTTTGCCGCAAATGGATTTCGATCTGAAAGATATTAAGCGCGTTACTATTGTGGCGTGCGGGACGTCTTTTTATGCGGGCATGGTTGCGAAATACTGGTTTGAGACATTTGCGCGGGTTCCCGTTGATCTCGATTTTGCGTCCGAATTCCGGTACCGCGATCCGGTGCTGGAACAAGGCGGTCTGGCGCTGTTTATCTCGCAATCGGGGGAGACGGCCGATACGTTGGCGGCGCTCCGTCACGCGAAAGCCGAGGGCCAGAAAATCGCGGTTGTCGTTAACGTCCCGACCAGTTCGATGGCGCGTGAGGCTGATTTGTTGCTGCCAACCCATGCTGGTCCTGAAATTGGTGTGGCATCGACCAAGGCGTTTTCCTGCCAGCTAGCGGTATTGGCCGCCCTGGCTGCGCATCTGGCCGTCGTCAAAGGCAAAATGACCCGCGATGAGGAGCGCGATGTGGTGATGCATTTGACCGAAGCGCCTGCCGCTCTCAACGCTGCGCTTGCTCATGACGCAGACATTGCTGACATGGCGCATCTGATCGCACCTGCACGTGATGTGCTGTATCTGGGGCGCGGTCCGGATTACCCTTTGGCGTTGGAGGGTGCGCTGAAACTAAAAGAAATTAGTTATATCCACGCCGAGGGTTATGCGTCCGGTGAAATGAAGCACGGACCGATCGCGTTGATCGACGAAGCGGTGCCGGTGATCGTGCTCGCTCCATCCGGGCCGTTGTTTGAAAAAACCGTCAGCAATATGCAGGAAGTGATGGCGCGCGGCGGCAAGGTTGTGCTGATTTCCGATGCAGAGGGTATTGCCGAAGCCGGAGACGGCTGCATGGCGACCATTGAAATGCCGAAAGTGCATCCTCTTATTGCCCCTTTGGTTTACGCCGTGCCGGTGCAGTTGCTGGCCTATCACGTGGCTTGCGCGAAGGGGACCGATGTCGATCAACCCCGCAATCTGGCTAAAAGTGTGACGGTGGAGTGA